Part of the Triplophysa dalaica isolate WHDGS20190420 chromosome 23, ASM1584641v1, whole genome shotgun sequence genome is shown below.
AGAATCTCCAGGTCATATTTCAGCCCAAAGTCAAAGGATTTTgtcacatttgtgaccctgagAAAGATTTCCAAATGTAAAGATGCTATTTGTGGTTTTGCGTTGTATTAATGTCAAACTCTGTCCAAAAGCTGTGAAATATCATTTCTTTAATCAGGTTCAAATATGGCTGAAGATACTTAAGAAATACTGAGTGTTTTAGTGCATAATGAAGTGTTGAAGTGTATTGCATAAATCACGTCTCTCGTGATGCAAAAACGAGCTCTCGCTGCTCAATCCAATTAAACACGGTTACAGCACACAGTCCAGTGAAAACAGCTCGTCAAAAACAAACCactttccatttctgtgtaacTAAGTCAACGGTGCGAAATATAAACGATAGGACAATGTACAGACGGACAAATGTAGcgtgaatgtaaaaaaaaagaaaagaataaaacCCTTTGGTTATAAACTTGCAGATGTAGAAATGCAAGGAATTTGGCTACATATCGTATGTTATTTGATCAAAACAAGGAGGTCAGTCCAGTGGAACATGACAGCCGGTTTCCATCCATGTCATCAAACAGCAATTAACCGTTCAAATCCTTTTGGTAGATCGCCTGAAAGTTTATATCAATGCCCAGAGGTTCTACAGAGAGAACGCACAAACTATTGCTGGAGATATTGCTTGCTACATCATCTGAGCCAATTGCAGAATCATCTGAACTTTCCTACTTGATAAAGTGGCATCAGCACCACGGTAACCTGAAGAAAATGCAGATTCCTGAAAGTCTCAATGTCTGAGATGGAAAGTGGAACATACGGTACTCACGAAAAGCAAAACTAGGCTCACCAAGTCACGCTTGGAACCAGACGTCACCGAAGCGAAATCACACCGGAGCAAGAGGAAAAAAAATAGCTCGACAACATTCTGACCTTCGGTCTCACTCCTGATATATGGCACTATTAAAGAGAACTTAAAGCTCTAGAAGCAACCGCTGCAGTGCATCATGGGTACAGAGAGTGAAATGGCACTGTAGGGACACCAAACCTTTATTTGGCCCTGTAATGAAAGCTCACTCTGTCTgaactttgtttgtttttttcaatcGTGCATTTGGGGCGAAGGTAATTTGGTAAGGGTGCTTTGAGCGAGGTCGCATCGCACTTCATTCTTAAGTCTGCTTTCGAAAAATTCGTCCCCCGTCGGAGGGTTTCGTACAAAATTGTGCAAGTACAAATGGGGCGTTTGAGTTTTTGTAAGAAGCGCCAAACATTTAAGGTTCAATGTCCCCTGAAGTAAAAGACGCAAGAGAAGCGTGTAGGAAGATAGCTCAGCTGAAATGAAGAACAATGCCCGCTATCACATCGGCAGAATTCTACAACTGTATACAGCTATTTACATCATGGGCTTCTCTCTTTTATACAACACGACATGGTAGCACTTCttcaaacattgtttttttttatcttttttaaacgTCTTCCCTATCATAAAATCAAACGTACACCAAAATATACTTACTACAACACaactaacaaaatatataacagaaGTCATACACTTAGAAAATCTGAGGTATTTCTGGTCTGAGGTGGTCTGTGGTTCATGAACAACatctttcactttttttgtccttttacaacaaatgttattgttttacgTTGCGCTCTTTCGTCTCGGAAGCCTTTTCGTTTCTGGTGAGGCGCGATCGCGTCTGAGGATGATGTTTACTGAGGAGAAACCAGAATATATCACCACCCAAACAGCAGCACTGTGGAAATTCTCGCTTGAATTATGGCATATGGAAACGCAGATTACAATCTACCACTTTTaggacaaaataaatattctgcatTCATTGTTTCCTTTTTCTTCACTTGATCGAAGTCGAAGTTTTTAGCCCATGAATCCGTGTGTCAATATTGCAGGATGTTGAAGTCAAATTTGGTCCCTGTTAGAAGAGGTAATACATGTAGGGACCTGACACAAATCCAAACACTTTCTGCGCGAATCTCACCAAAACCTGCCCACGTCTTCACCATATCAAAAGAAAGTAAGAAATTCTGTTCACATCTCATATATGCTGATGAAAAAATTCAATCGCTGCAATATCTTATAgtaatatgaattaaatggcaaataaaacatgatatttataaaaattgatGAAATAAGTATATTGTCAAACTCttaatttatgcaaaataaattttcttatttccttttgattttgaggtgaacgATGAGCTGTtttcacacacgcacgcacacagagacagactgaagcaaATATCTAAACACATGACGTTATTACAAGAGATTAcagacagaaacaaaacaaaaatttcgGTTTTCACAACCACACCAGCCAAACCATTTCATCAGCTTTTAACACCACACACACtcgagcgcacacacacacacatcatggtcttgcatgtattttttttgaTATTTAGTGTTCAAATTCTGAGGGCACCATAATATTTCTGTCCTAGTGATGATGTGGGAAAGGCAGTCATGGACCCACAACCCCGTGACATGAGATACCTGAGTAAGATTCCCGTACCAAAGTAAATGTTCTCATCATCTCTGATATTCCCATATGCAAGCCACCCAGCGCAGAGATTTCAGGCAAATCCACTCGAGAAAATTTCCAGCAAAACTCAATTCACAGTCaccaaaacagaaacaaaggAAAGAAATTCAGTCCAGTCGTCTTTGTCTGTGTTCTCCGACACCCGTTAGTTCCGTAAAAGACACAATTTCCATCATTTTGAATATCACGCACTGTCggaaagtgaaagtaaaaagGTGTGTCCCACGAGGAAGTTTAATTGCGCTTGTAACAGTCTTAATGATCCTCGCGGGTTTGCAGCAGTGTTCAAATCCCATCACAGGCGATGGTGTCCGGCGACAGAACGACGCGGGGGAAAAAATCCAACGAAACGCAGAAGTGAAATGTTGAGGTACCTGCACGGCCTGCATTCATTTGTCGGCACCTGAATGCGCGTCGAGACGtcctctctctgtttgtgttttgaataaaaatctCCTGTGTTTGCTCTTATGCTAAAAATGCAGTCGAGAAGTGTGCTGGTAGAGAAAATAAAACCGAGAGTAATCATAAGAATCAAGTTGAAAAATGTTCGGATAAAATAGCAGCTGCATCGGTGTTGTTGAGATTCACTGAGTTTGGAAAGACGAGGGCCGTGAATCAGATACTGGACTCTTTGGGTGGCAGGTCCACGTTGGTGACCGACGTCACCATGGAAACCAGGCAGTCTGAGGTAGTGCCGCTGGTCACGCGGCGTATCTGAGAGATTCGCTCCTCCACGCAACCGGCCGAAAGTCTGGCCTCTGCGTCGTGATCCCAGCACTCCTCGATCGTCTCGCACATCTGTGCCAGGCCCTGTTCAAGCCCAACAAGAAACATCTTAACACAGAGCCATCGTACGAGCGTATGAATGTCTACAAGTAAACAATGACACGTACGGAATGCTTCAACCAGGAGTCTTTAAACACCGGCCGCATCTTCTTATGCACCACCACCTCCTGAAGGTCCTCCAGCGATGGATGCTGCCCGATCTCCTCCTCAAACGGCAACATGTACTCGTCTACAGGACCTACAGAAACACAGCACACAAATCATACATACGGCAGTCGCAGCGTGAGATGTTAGGCAACGTGCGGCGGCTCTCACCGTCAGCAGCTTTGCAGCGAGACACCAGCTCCCAGAGCACCAGACCCATGGCGTACATGTCTATCCTCAGAAACGCGTCTCGCTGGAAGTTGATGGCACCCTCCAGCACCTCTGGCGCCATGTACCTCCGCGTGCCCACCTGACGGAGCAAGCATTCAAAGGTGAGTCTCTCATGGTTGACATTACATCGATAAATCTGGGAATGGAAGGCATGACCTTGAGCTTGCTAGTTTCCTACCTGACCGTGTGTGTCTCCTGGAGGCACGCCAGGTTCAAAGCGAACCGCCAGACCAAAATCACCAATGACAGCCGTGAGATCTGCCTTCAACATCACATTTTTACTCTTGATGTCTCTGTGGGTTGGACATCATCACACTGTTGTAACAGATGTACACGACACGTAACCGCTCAGAAGCTGAACACTCGCTAACACACCTGTGGGCTATGGCAGGTTTGGGACCCTCTTTAAACCGCAGCACATCTTCGTGAAGGTACGCCAGACCACACGCCATCGTCTCAGCAATACGACACAGATCGTTCCAACTCACCACGTTTCCCTTCAGGTGGTCCGTCAGAGAACCCTGGACGTCGGAAGAGAACATGTGAAACATATGCGCTAACACAAACAATCCCGTCTGGACAGGAGTGACTCTCACCCTCTCGTGGAACTCTGTGATCAGCCAGAACTCCGTCTCCAGGTTTGAACCGCGTCTCTCAGCGCCGATGTAGTAGAGAAGGTTTTCGTGTTTCATGCCCGGCGTGGAGAAGATGTCTCGCTCGTTATGCCACGACTGCTTGTCCTGTGAGGCACAGTTGAGAAAAGAATGAGACGTCATGTAACTAACATCCAGCGTGTTCTCTTGAGAGGGCTTATGTAAAAGCAGCAGAAGAAACAGAAGGATGAACCTGAATGGGGAATATCTTCACTGCTACATGTTCATTTATCATCTGAGCCTTCCACACGCAGCCGAAGCGCCCCCTAGCTTTAATCTCCAGCAACTGCAGAGGTTTCAATCCCGCGACCGGTGACGGCGGAGTCAGACCGGGATCCTGAAAACACAACaccacacaaaatattaaagagatgtGCCGAAACACATCATCTATGGTCATCGGTCTAAACACTAAtaatagagaaaaaaatactatttatatATAGAGAGATCTGACTGCAAGAGTCAAGCACATACAGCAGACTTCAAAGGGGAGCTCAAGATGACCAATATTGTCATacaaattaaagatttttttatttaataaatgtttttccagtaaaaattaagctctcaaatattttattgggtagaaattTTGAGGTATTGGGAGGGGGGCCTTGTTGAATACAATGTAAATATCATATACATAGAAATGAATTGTATTAGTTTCACGTCCAAATTTTAAGcaaaagagaaatatttttcttttgaatgCCATGTGCTGGGTCATACATGCTCACTGTATGCCTACACATTTGAGGGGATATGTGGCAAGCCGATAACTTGCAAAGACTTCATGAAGCAGTCAAAACTGTATGGTTTGTGCAATGTGACTCAAGCACAGGTCTAATAAACACCCCTTTTATATTACCAAAATCACTTGATTTTCAGATCGTAGAATATGgttatcacttcctgtttttggtTGGGTTCGATGCCTTTGGTCCGTGTTGCGTTCATATTTCAATCGAACCACACCACAGTTTGAGACCGGCCTATAAATAAACTGCACTAACACAGCAATCGCACCAgagtaattttaattgaaccaaacatggcatatgtgaacacaccccaaaacatctgtttaacaacaacaataaatcaCCAGCAGGTGGAGACACACGACACAAATCCAGAGCTGAACGCAGAAATGAAATACTGATGATGAATGAGTTTCATGATTCCTCAAACAcacgaaagagagagagcggtCGAACCTCATTGATATCCACATGTCCGTAGGGTGGCTTGCGGTGGCGATACATCCAGAAGGCCAGCAGCAGAGCCGTGGAGAGCATTGTGATGGGCAGCAGAGAATGCACCAGAACATTCAACAGAAACGGCATGACTGGAGGAGCCTCAATTTctatcacacacaacacagacaagagagagagagagttagagatggagagagcgagcgagagagaggaaGAGTCAATCGAGGATGATTAAATTGACAAATAAGTAAGTAAAGTTGTGCTCACCTGGTCCATCAGTGACGTCGGGCAGGTGTGTGAAGCGCTCATTGCAGAAGTTTCCCTCACAACAGCAGAAGAACACCTGAGGGTTTTCCTCCGTGGCCACACAATCCTGCCTGTCATAATGAGACACAAACCAGACGCTCATTACATTCCACGAGCACTAATGTGTGATTTGAGACGGAATCTCTCGTTTGTTTTCAAGCACCTGCTCAACATGAGCTCTTGGACGTAAAGCTCTCAGAAAAACAACACGGGACAATGCGTCCCTGCAGTGATGTGATGGATGTCTGGCCTTTTCTAAACATCTCGTTGATATAAAGATGTCTGAGAACTCTCAGTGACCCGTCTGCCTGCAGAGCTAATGACCAGACAGATATAACACAAACACTTCAGCAGCAATGATAAACTCTAAAGCCCAAATGACCTTCTGAGAGACAAAAGTCTGTTTTGGACTGTGAAAGAGACtcttcaaacatttttaaaacagcacACGGGTTTGAAAGAACTTCGATTTTCATTCCTGTGTGAACTGGGCTTTCAAAAGAGTCACATGACAAAATTTGGCTTTGACTTGctcttctgaaataaaacagttCAATATCTCGTGCTCTCCTATAAAGCTCCTTTCTTCAGCCTGTTAAACTCAAGTGTCCAACAGCAGCTGAAATACTAAATTAGTTATAAActggaataaatgatgaaaacacGATGTGTCCTGTCCCATGTTGTTGGTCAGTGGActggtgttgtgtgtgtttaagagaGCAGCAGATTGACCTCTGTGTGAAACTCAGTCCGTCTTTAGGCTCATGCCCTCAGTAGAGCTCATCATTCACCAAACAGCTCTGATCTGATGACGGGACTTAAAACAACACATGTCAAACACAGAAGAACAGAAGCCAAAAGGtctcacacacatcaacacagtCCAGACCACGTCAATGCTCCTGAGACCACCTTTAGCCTTCCCTTTAGTCACATGCAGGTCAAAAAAGACCCTCGTGTTGCAGTGGTCCAGTAGTGTCAGCACATCTTTATGTTGTCCTCAGCTGACTCCTCCACATATCATCTAACCACTGGAATCTCAAGAATGTTCTCCAGAGGCCATGAAATATCAACATCACGTGTGCAAAGCTTTTTTCTATAGACGGTCTCATATCAGGCCAGAAGTTCACTttcagtttgtgtttggttataatattgtatatttgaattagattcatatacatttttataaatatttgagtaattgtactaaataaaattaaaaacgaCTCAACAGTTACGCGGTGTTTACACCGGACACAACCAGCGTGACACCACACACGgtttgttctaatgggattgttgggacaaaatgtacaatgataatgtgttttatgtgtttccTTGTCCGGTGTAGATGCGCTGatagattctttgcagaggtctaccagaagttaaagggatagttcacccaaaaatgaaaattcaaaaatgtcttcatttacacTTACTTAACCCCTAAAGTAataacctgtataaatgtctttgttctgatgaacactgagaaagatatttggaagaatgcagttctaggccaccattgactaccatagtagtaaaaaTAAGATCAGGCCCCTGTTTGCCgtcctacattcctcaaaatatcttcttttgttgttcaacagaacaaagacatttataaagcatttttataacaTGCTAGTCAAAGATATCAAAGAAATGTTGGTTTCAAGCTCGAAAGGtgagcaaataatgaaaaaaaaaaaaaaattgggtaaactttccctttaacaggccttcaaacaaacaaatcagtTAAGGGGCTATTGGCTCCTATAGTGAAAAAAACAAGTgccaattgttttttaatagccacaaaacattaattaatttttttagaaCAACTTATAGAGTTTAAATAATtagataaaaatgacaattattaagtttaaacagaaaagttgtttaaaaGAGCAACATGGGATTTTTAGGATCTGCAATTTAACATACAAAACAATGTCTTCAGAGCTATATAAAGACTTAAcgtaatgaaccgttatgtttgtattagCTTGATCTATTTGATGATGATCTATTTcaatctacactgtaaaaaattatgtgttgactttacttaaaatatatgtgcACCATTTTTTCATCTTggttttaagtaaattcaactgtatttttacaataaatattttctttccaatataaataacaaacaattacatttaaccAACAGCACTGACTGCAGCCAAAGAAATACAACATTTCAATGACtaaatacagtacatgtcttgagtattttattacaaacaacACACTCCTTATCCTCTGTTTTAATTCTCCTATTAAAGATCGAGTTGTTTTGTCGGAATGATGATGAGCTCAAcgtttttaaaaagagaacaaatCCTCCATTACATGATGTAACACAGCTGCAAAATATCCTCAAACACATAATGAGACCGGCGGTCAGAATCAACCTTCTGTCATATCAATGCAGTGTGGGGCGGTCGGCTGGAAATCTAGGGTTTTATCATCTGCAGTTTAAAGACATGTTCCCATCAAGAAGCATAACTACACAGTTGTCGTGATTGACCTCTTGCAcatggttgtattttgttcagcATCTGTTTTCTTCAAACCAAACCAGCACCACAAACACTGTGTTCCGATGTCGAGTGTAAGAAGATGTTTTCAGATTGATACCTGTCGTAGCAGTTAAAGTCATCCAGCCAGCATCCCTTCTTCACCAGCTCAATACTGCCCGAGTTATTCCTCCATGAGGCGTAACA
Proteins encoded:
- the acvr2ba gene encoding activin receptor type-2B; protein product: MFASRITFALLLGTLCAGPSHGEVETRECLYFNINWEIEKTNRSGVERCEDEKDKRSHCYASWRNNSGSIELVKKGCWLDDFNCYDRQDCVATEENPQVFFCCCEGNFCNERFTHLPDVTDGPEIEAPPVMPFLLNVLVHSLLPITMLSTALLLAFWMYRHRKPPYGHVDINEDPGLTPPSPVAGLKPLQLLEIKARGRFGCVWKAQMINEHVAVKIFPIQDKQSWHNERDIFSTPGMKHENLLYYIGAERRGSNLETEFWLITEFHERGSLTDHLKGNVVSWNDLCRIAETMACGLAYLHEDVLRFKEGPKPAIAHRDIKSKNVMLKADLTAVIGDFGLAVRFEPGVPPGDTHGQVGTRRYMAPEVLEGAINFQRDAFLRIDMYAMGLVLWELVSRCKAADGPVDEYMLPFEEEIGQHPSLEDLQEVVVHKKMRPVFKDSWLKHSGLAQMCETIEECWDHDAEARLSAGCVEERISQIRRVTSGTTSDCLVSMVTSVTNVDLPPKESSI